One window from the genome of Bacillus weihaiensis encodes:
- the flaG gene encoding flagellar protein FlaG, producing MSVENISSQPALQNVETIRIGSKEPLSTYGIEDIKKGSDENPNKDQLEKVIKSINDFLESSSTHLQFKLHEELNEYYVTVVDNQTNEVVREIPSKKVLDVYAAMTEFIGLIVDKKI from the coding sequence ATGAGTGTTGAAAACATTTCTTCACAGCCTGCACTTCAGAATGTAGAAACTATCAGAATAGGTTCAAAAGAACCTCTATCAACGTATGGAATAGAAGATATAAAAAAAGGATCGGACGAAAATCCGAATAAAGATCAGCTTGAAAAAGTAATTAAAAGCATTAATGACTTTTTAGAATCCTCAAGTACACATCTACAATTTAAGCTACATGAGGAACTAAACGAATATTATGTCACAGTTGTTGATAATCAAACGAATGAAGTTGTTCGAGAAATTCCATCCAAAAAAGTTCTCGATGTATATGCAGCAATGACAGAATTCATTGGACTTATTGTGGATAAAAAGATATAG